From one Streptomyces sp. ICC1 genomic stretch:
- a CDS encoding NUDIX domain-containing protein, giving the protein MQWTNLSEQTVYANRWFDVNLADVELPDGRHLDHFVIRLRPVAVATAVNGANEVLLLWRHRFITDSWGWELPAGVVEDGESLEAAAAREMEEESGWRPGPLHHLMTVEPSNGLTDARHHLYWADGATYTGHPEDDFESSRREWVPLKLVPDMIARGEVPAANMAAGLLLLHHLRLG; this is encoded by the coding sequence GTGCAGTGGACGAACTTGAGTGAGCAGACTGTGTACGCGAACCGTTGGTTCGACGTGAATCTCGCCGACGTGGAGCTCCCCGACGGCCGGCACCTGGACCACTTCGTGATCCGGCTGCGCCCGGTGGCCGTCGCCACGGCCGTCAACGGGGCCAATGAGGTGCTGCTGCTGTGGCGCCACCGCTTCATCACCGACAGCTGGGGCTGGGAGCTGCCCGCCGGGGTCGTCGAGGACGGCGAGTCGCTGGAGGCCGCCGCCGCCCGGGAGATGGAGGAGGAGTCGGGCTGGCGGCCCGGACCCCTGCACCATCTGATGACCGTCGAGCCGTCCAACGGGCTGACCGACGCCCGCCACCACCTCTACTGGGCGGACGGGGCCACCTACACCGGCCACCCCGAGGACGATTTCGAGTCCTCGCGCCGCGAGTGGGTACCGCTCAAGCTGGTGCCCGACATGATCGCGCGCGGCGAGGTCCCGGCCGCCAACATGGCGGCCGGGCTGCTGCTGTTGCACCACCTGCGGCTCGGCTGA
- a CDS encoding transcriptional regulator, producing the protein MQPNALLDALLAEAGMSHAGLAAHVNQAGRTRGLALRYEHTAVARWLKGQRPRGQVPDLICEVIGGRLRRSLSLDDAGFGLPGQSTDPGRCGGTVPLSGFVDRAAALWRSDDHGRQCLAADALTGTPAVIPVWEWENPPEDADVSRDGPTRVGPEHIEILRAARAHYELMYRRAGGVATRDRIVRFLGTETAPMLRGSYSDGLGRSLYRAGGSLVAVAGICAYDSDAHGLAQRYFHQALRLAKASGDRGLGAYVIALIVNQCLHLREFRQAVAFAEAALRAAGRHTTPALAADLYAMQAKAYAQLGDTRAALACIRKAEAAADRIRPGTEPDETGYVQPGLVNVQVAEALLGLGDLRAAHEQAAAAVGTPAHDRGRVHRLAMLCEIQLRQGQADQAVAAAAEMAERARGMESLRLRDRLRTVREQLLTSGCSGAEETAELIDGALRVPL; encoded by the coding sequence ATGCAGCCCAATGCCCTGCTCGATGCCCTCCTCGCCGAGGCGGGCATGTCCCACGCAGGACTCGCCGCACACGTGAACCAGGCGGGCCGTACCCGCGGACTCGCCCTGCGCTACGAACACACCGCCGTGGCCCGGTGGTTGAAGGGCCAGCGCCCCCGCGGCCAGGTCCCGGACCTGATCTGCGAGGTGATCGGTGGCCGGCTGCGGCGCTCGCTGTCCCTCGACGACGCGGGCTTCGGGCTGCCGGGGCAGAGCACCGACCCGGGTCGTTGTGGCGGCACGGTCCCGCTCAGCGGCTTCGTCGACCGCGCCGCCGCCCTGTGGCGCTCCGACGACCACGGCCGCCAGTGCCTCGCCGCCGACGCCCTGACCGGCACGCCGGCCGTGATCCCGGTGTGGGAGTGGGAGAACCCGCCGGAGGACGCGGACGTCTCCCGCGACGGCCCGACCCGTGTCGGCCCCGAGCACATCGAGATCCTGCGGGCCGCCCGCGCGCACTACGAGCTGATGTACCGGCGGGCCGGCGGCGTGGCCACCCGCGACCGGATCGTGCGCTTCCTCGGCACCGAGACCGCCCCGATGCTGCGCGGGAGCTACTCCGACGGACTCGGCCGCAGCCTGTACCGGGCCGGCGGCTCCCTGGTGGCGGTGGCGGGGATCTGCGCGTACGACTCGGACGCGCACGGGCTGGCCCAGCGCTACTTCCACCAGGCCCTGCGCCTGGCCAAGGCGAGCGGGGACCGGGGGCTGGGGGCCTACGTGATCGCGCTGATCGTCAACCAGTGCCTGCACCTGCGGGAGTTCCGCCAGGCCGTGGCCTTCGCCGAGGCGGCCCTGCGCGCCGCGGGCCGCCACACGACCCCGGCGCTGGCCGCCGACCTGTACGCCATGCAGGCCAAGGCCTACGCCCAACTCGGCGACACCCGGGCCGCGTTGGCCTGCATCCGCAAGGCCGAGGCGGCCGCCGACCGGATCCGGCCCGGCACGGAGCCGGACGAGACGGGGTACGTACAGCCCGGGCTGGTGAACGTACAGGTGGCCGAGGCGCTGCTCGGTCTGGGGGACCTGCGGGCGGCCCACGAACAGGCCGCGGCCGCCGTCGGCACCCCCGCGCACGACCGGGGCCGGGTGCACCGCCTCGCGATGCTGTGCGAGATCCAGCTGCGCCAGGGCCAGGCCGACCAGGCGGTGGCGGCGGCGGCCGAAATGGCCGAGCGGGCCAGGGGGATGGAGTCGCTGCGGTTGCGCGACCGGCTCCGGACGGTCCGCGAACAACTGCTGACCAGCGGTTGTTCGGGCGCGGAGGAGACCGCGGAGCTCATCGACGGGGCGCTGCGCGTTCCCCTGTGA
- the pheT gene encoding phenylalanine--tRNA ligase subunit beta, with amino-acid sequence MRVPLSWLREYVDLPAGETGRDVAAKLVDAGLEVETVEQLGGGLKGPLVVGQVRTIEELEGFRKPIRFCTVDVGAANGTGEPQEIVCGARNFSVGDKVVVVLPGAVLPGDFAIAARETYGRTSHGMICSGDELGMGDDGTHGIIVLPHEHEVGTDAIKLLELVDEVLDIDITPDRGYCMSMRGVAREAATAYGLPLRDPALLDVPAPNSYGYAVKIDDPQGCDRFTARTVTGLDPEARSPIWLTRRLQKAGMRPISLAVDITNYVMLELGQPLHAYDRSRIDGAIGVRRAEQGEKLTTLDGVKRTLDSEDLVITDNSGPIGLAGVMGGADTEIADSVTTPFDPSGATGAVTGTTDVVVEAAHFDSVSISRTARRLKLSSEASKRFERGVDPQAAAAAAQRTVDLLVLLAGGTAEAGVTELTAPGAPRTIAMSADHPDKVAGMDYGRETVVRRLQEVGCDVYGQDELVVTVPSWRPDLAEPNDLAEEVIRLEGYGNLPSTLPQVPSGRGLTARQQLHRRVGRALAGAGYVEALSYPFLGEGVFDQLQLPAHDASRQVVKLVNPISDEEPALRTTLLPGLLGALRRNDSRGSHDLALFETGSVFRAAAQPGVAVRLPVDRRPTNEEIATLNAALPAQPRYAAVVLAGAREQAGWWGKGRPADWADAVQAARSLAVEAGADLVVRQGQYGPWHPGRCAELLVTLDGVETVIGHAGELHPRVVKAMGLPARTSAMEIDLDRLAAAGGEALQAPRISSFPVATQDVALIVDASVPASSVEDALRKGAGELLESLRLFDVFEGEQVGEGKKSLAYALRFRAADRTLTAEESTAARDAAVALAGERTGAVLRGA; translated from the coding sequence ATGCGGGTCCCGCTTTCTTGGCTGCGGGAGTACGTCGACCTCCCCGCCGGTGAAACCGGTCGCGACGTCGCGGCCAAGCTCGTCGACGCCGGCCTCGAGGTCGAGACCGTCGAGCAGCTCGGCGGCGGCCTCAAGGGCCCGCTCGTCGTCGGCCAGGTGCGAACCATCGAGGAGCTCGAAGGCTTCCGCAAGCCGATCCGCTTCTGCACCGTGGACGTCGGCGCCGCCAACGGCACCGGTGAGCCGCAGGAGATCGTCTGCGGCGCCCGGAACTTCTCCGTCGGCGACAAGGTCGTCGTGGTCCTGCCCGGCGCGGTGCTGCCCGGCGACTTCGCGATCGCCGCGCGCGAGACGTACGGCCGCACCTCGCACGGCATGATCTGCTCCGGCGACGAGCTGGGCATGGGCGACGACGGCACGCACGGCATCATCGTGCTGCCGCACGAGCACGAGGTCGGCACCGACGCGATCAAGCTCCTGGAGCTCGTCGACGAGGTCCTCGACATCGACATCACCCCGGACCGCGGCTACTGCATGTCCATGCGCGGTGTGGCCCGCGAGGCCGCCACCGCGTACGGCCTGCCGCTGCGCGACCCGGCGCTGCTCGACGTACCCGCGCCGAACTCGTACGGCTACGCCGTCAAGATCGACGACCCGCAGGGCTGCGACCGCTTCACCGCCCGCACGGTGACCGGCCTCGACCCCGAGGCGCGCTCCCCGATCTGGCTCACCCGGCGCCTGCAGAAGGCGGGCATGCGCCCGATCTCGCTCGCCGTCGACATCACCAACTACGTGATGCTCGAACTCGGCCAGCCGCTGCACGCCTACGACCGCTCGCGGATCGACGGCGCCATCGGCGTCCGCCGCGCCGAGCAGGGCGAGAAGCTCACCACCCTCGACGGGGTCAAGCGCACGCTCGACTCCGAGGATCTGGTGATCACCGACAACAGCGGCCCGATCGGGCTCGCCGGTGTCATGGGCGGCGCCGACACCGAGATCGCCGACTCCGTCACGACGCCTTTCGATCCTTCCGGGGCGACCGGCGCGGTCACCGGCACCACCGACGTGGTCGTCGAGGCCGCGCACTTCGACTCCGTGTCGATCTCGCGCACCGCCCGCCGCCTGAAGCTGTCCTCCGAGGCGTCCAAGCGCTTCGAGCGCGGCGTCGACCCGCAGGCCGCGGCCGCGGCCGCGCAGCGGACCGTGGACCTGCTGGTGCTGCTCGCCGGCGGCACCGCCGAGGCCGGCGTCACCGAGCTCACCGCCCCCGGTGCCCCGCGCACCATCGCGATGAGTGCGGACCACCCCGACAAGGTCGCGGGCATGGACTACGGCCGCGAGACCGTCGTACGCCGCCTCCAGGAGGTCGGCTGCGACGTCTACGGCCAGGACGAGCTCGTCGTCACCGTCCCCTCGTGGCGGCCCGACCTCGCCGAGCCCAACGATCTCGCCGAAGAGGTCATCCGGCTGGAGGGCTACGGAAACCTTCCCTCCACCCTCCCGCAGGTGCCGTCCGGCCGCGGTCTGACCGCCCGGCAGCAGCTGCACCGCCGGGTCGGCCGCGCGCTGGCCGGTGCGGGCTACGTCGAGGCGCTCAGCTACCCGTTCCTGGGCGAGGGCGTCTTCGACCAGCTCCAGCTGCCCGCGCACGACGCCTCCCGCCAGGTCGTCAAGCTGGTCAACCCGATCTCCGACGAGGAGCCGGCGCTGCGCACCACGCTGCTGCCGGGTCTGCTCGGCGCGCTGCGCCGCAACGACAGCCGGGGCAGCCACGACCTCGCGCTCTTCGAGACCGGCTCGGTGTTCCGGGCCGCCGCGCAGCCGGGTGTCGCCGTACGGCTGCCCGTCGACCGGCGTCCCACGAACGAGGAGATCGCCACCCTGAACGCGGCCCTGCCCGCACAGCCGCGCTACGCCGCGGTCGTGCTGGCCGGAGCCCGCGAGCAGGCCGGCTGGTGGGGCAAGGGCCGCCCGGCCGACTGGGCGGACGCGGTGCAGGCCGCGCGCTCGCTGGCCGTCGAGGCCGGTGCGGACCTCGTGGTGCGCCAGGGCCAGTACGGCCCCTGGCACCCGGGCCGCTGCGCCGAGCTGCTCGTCACCCTCGACGGGGTGGAGACGGTCATCGGCCACGCCGGTGAGCTGCACCCGCGCGTGGTCAAGGCGATGGGCCTGCCGGCCCGCACCAGCGCGATGGAGATCGACCTCGACCGCCTCGCGGCGGCCGGCGGCGAGGCGCTCCAGGCGCCCCGGATCTCCTCCTTCCCGGTGGCGACCCAGGACGTGGCGCTGATCGTCGACGCGTCGGTCCCGGCGTCTTCGGTGGAGGACGCGCTGCGCAAGGGCGCGGGCGAACTGCTGGAGTCGCTGAGGCTGTTCGACGTCTTCGAGGGCGAGCAGGTGGGCGAGGGCAAGAAGTCCCTGGCGTACGCGCTGCGCTTCCGTGCGGCGGACCGCACGCTGACGGCCGAGGAGTCGACGGCGGCCCGCGACGCGGCCGTCGCCCTGGCCGGAGAGCGCACCGGCGCGGTGCTGCGCGGAGCGTAA
- the pheS gene encoding phenylalanine--tRNA ligase subunit alpha has translation MSAPNKSYDPVEVEALKPDEIERMRDEALAAFAAAGDLDELREAKTAHMGDRSPLALANREIGALPPQAKATAGKLVGQARGAVNKAFGARTVALEAERDERVLVEEAVDVTLLHDRVPAGARHPLTTLMDRIADIFVAMGYEVAEGPEVEAEWFNFDALNFTPDHPARQMQDTFFVRGPAGTEGDESGVVLRTHTSPVQARSLLERKPPVYIVCPGRVYRTDELDATHTPVFHQVELLAVDEGLTMADLKGTMDHMVQELFGEGTTTRLRPHFFPFTEPSAEMDMQCYVCRGESVGNPDRPCRTCSSEGWIELGGCGMVNPKVLTACGVDPEKYSGFAFGFGIERMLMFRHNVEDMRDMVEGDVRFTRPFGMEI, from the coding sequence ATGTCGGCACCGAACAAGTCGTACGACCCTGTTGAGGTCGAGGCACTGAAACCGGATGAGATCGAGCGCATGCGGGACGAGGCGCTCGCCGCCTTCGCCGCCGCCGGCGACCTCGACGAACTTCGCGAGGCGAAGACCGCGCACATGGGCGACCGCTCGCCCCTGGCGCTCGCCAACCGCGAGATCGGCGCGCTGCCCCCCCAGGCCAAGGCCACGGCGGGCAAGCTCGTGGGTCAGGCCCGCGGCGCCGTGAACAAGGCCTTCGGGGCCCGCACGGTCGCCCTCGAAGCCGAGCGCGACGAGCGCGTGCTGGTCGAGGAGGCGGTGGACGTCACGCTGCTCCACGACCGCGTGCCCGCCGGCGCCCGGCACCCCCTGACCACGCTGATGGACCGCATCGCGGACATCTTCGTGGCCATGGGGTACGAGGTCGCGGAGGGCCCCGAGGTCGAGGCGGAGTGGTTCAACTTCGACGCCCTCAACTTCACGCCCGACCACCCGGCGCGCCAGATGCAGGACACCTTCTTCGTCCGGGGGCCGGCAGGCACCGAGGGCGACGAGTCCGGCGTCGTGCTGCGCACCCACACCTCACCGGTGCAGGCGCGCTCACTGCTGGAGCGCAAGCCCCCCGTCTACATCGTGTGCCCGGGGCGGGTCTACCGCACCGACGAGCTCGACGCGACGCACACCCCGGTCTTCCACCAGGTCGAGCTGCTCGCCGTGGACGAGGGCCTGACCATGGCGGACCTCAAGGGCACCATGGACCACATGGTCCAGGAGCTGTTCGGCGAGGGCACCACCACGCGCCTGCGCCCGCACTTCTTCCCCTTCACCGAGCCGTCCGCCGAGATGGACATGCAGTGCTACGTGTGCCGCGGCGAGTCGGTGGGCAACCCCGACCGCCCGTGCCGCACCTGCTCCAGCGAGGGCTGGATCGAGCTCGGCGGCTGCGGCATGGTCAACCCCAAGGTGCTGACCGCCTGCGGCGTGGACCCGGAGAAGTACAGCGGGTTCGCCTTCGGCTTCGGCATCGAGCGGATGCTGATGTTCCGCCACAACGTAGAAGACATGCGAGACATGGTCGAGGGTGACGTCCGTTTCACCCGGCCGTTCGGGATGGAGATCTGA
- a CDS encoding ATP-binding protein, producing the protein MTVGTNSSPAAAEAAGAPIPATAPQRAGTGKVPAQPASARAAAVQAATATTAAIHARPAHVSPVGPGTPADPHTEFAGLGIDPDDLPDGLVIADATGRVICFNSAAARITARVACEALGEGIERALPLEDLEGRRWWALTDPYGGLATRRGQPERNLLLPGGREVLVSARYVRTHPTGPLRRLVVTLRGTEARRRTERSHAELIATVAHELRSPLTSVKGFTATLLAKWERFTDDQKRLMLETVDADANRVTRLITELLDISRIDSGRLEVRRQPVDMATAVGRHVQALTANGQAPERFLVSVSRPLPDLWADPDKIDQILGNLLENAVRHGEGTVTIDVTPTSFANAAGKTEKGTAVTVTDEGPGIPEESMGRVFTRFWRGSKRGGTGLGLYIVKGIVEAHGGTIAVGRGPGGGAEFRFILPVAAPAYLTQ; encoded by the coding sequence ATGACCGTCGGTACGAACAGCTCGCCGGCAGCCGCCGAGGCGGCCGGCGCACCCATCCCGGCGACCGCGCCCCAGCGGGCCGGGACCGGCAAGGTGCCCGCGCAGCCCGCGTCCGCCCGGGCCGCCGCCGTCCAGGCCGCAACCGCCACCACCGCTGCCATCCACGCCCGGCCCGCGCACGTGAGCCCCGTAGGACCCGGGACCCCGGCCGATCCGCACACGGAGTTCGCCGGCCTCGGGATCGACCCCGACGACCTGCCCGACGGGCTCGTGATCGCCGACGCCACCGGCCGGGTCATCTGCTTCAACTCCGCCGCCGCCCGGATCACCGCCCGCGTGGCGTGCGAGGCGCTCGGCGAGGGGATCGAGCGCGCGCTGCCGCTGGAGGACCTCGAGGGGCGCCGCTGGTGGGCGCTGACCGACCCCTACGGCGGCCTCGCCACCCGGCGCGGACAGCCCGAGCGCAACCTCCTGCTCCCCGGCGGCCGCGAGGTGCTCGTCTCCGCCCGCTACGTGCGCACCCACCCCACCGGCCCGCTGCGCCGCCTCGTGGTCACCCTGCGGGGCACCGAGGCCCGCCGGCGCACCGAACGCAGCCACGCCGAGCTGATCGCCACCGTCGCGCACGAGCTGCGCTCCCCGCTGACCTCCGTCAAGGGGTTCACGGCGACCCTGCTCGCCAAGTGGGAGCGGTTCACCGACGACCAGAAGCGCCTGATGCTGGAGACCGTCGACGCCGACGCCAACCGCGTCACCCGGCTCATCACTGAGCTCCTGGACATCTCGCGCATCGACTCGGGCCGCCTCGAGGTGCGCCGCCAGCCGGTCGACATGGCCACCGCCGTGGGCCGCCACGTGCAGGCGCTGACCGCGAACGGGCAGGCCCCCGAGCGCTTCCTCGTCAGCGTGAGCCGGCCGCTGCCCGATCTGTGGGCGGACCCGGACAAAATTGACCAGATCCTCGGCAACCTGCTCGAAAATGCGGTGCGGCACGGCGAGGGAACGGTCACCATCGACGTAACGCCGACCAGCTTCGCGAACGCAGCGGGGAAGACCGAGAAGGGAACCGCCGTCACCGTGACCGACGAGGGCCCCGGAATCCCCGAAGAGTCGATGGGCCGCGTCTTCACCCGCTTCTGGCGGGGCAGCAAGCGCGGCGGCACCGGCCTCGGCCTGTACATCGTCAAGGGAATCGTGGAAGCCCACGGCGGCACCATCGCGGTCGGCCGCGGCCCCGGAGGCGGCGCCGAGTTCCGATTTATCCTGCCCGTCGCAGCCCCGGCGTACCTCACGCAGTAG
- a CDS encoding RNA methyltransferase, protein MGTPAELISPRSTRVAAARRLARRNFRTKERRFLAEGPQAVREAVEHRGAGGEPTLIELFASVDAAERYADIVDAAYTAGVRVHYASDEVLAEVSQTVTPQGLVGVCHFLDSPFEEILAARPKLVAVLAHVRDPGNAGTVLRCADAAGADAVVLTDASVDLYNPKSVRASVGSLFHLPVAVGVPVEQAVEGLRAAGVRILAADGAGEDDLDAELDAGTMGTPSAWIFGNEAWGLPEETRALADAVVRVPIHGKAESLNLATAAAVCLYASARAQRAPGGCRSVTPS, encoded by the coding sequence ATGGGCACCCCCGCCGAGCTGATCTCCCCCCGATCCACGCGGGTGGCCGCCGCCAGGCGACTGGCGCGGCGCAACTTCCGCACCAAGGAGCGCCGCTTCCTCGCCGAGGGCCCGCAGGCCGTGCGCGAGGCCGTGGAGCACCGCGGCGCCGGCGGCGAACCGACCCTGATCGAGCTCTTCGCGAGCGTCGACGCGGCCGAGCGCTACGCCGACATCGTCGACGCCGCCTACACCGCCGGCGTCCGTGTCCACTACGCCTCCGACGAGGTGCTCGCCGAGGTCTCGCAGACGGTCACCCCGCAGGGCCTGGTCGGCGTCTGCCACTTCCTCGACTCCCCCTTCGAGGAGATCCTGGCGGCCCGGCCCAAGCTCGTCGCCGTCCTCGCGCACGTCCGCGACCCCGGCAACGCCGGTACGGTGCTGCGCTGCGCGGACGCCGCCGGAGCCGACGCCGTGGTGCTGACCGACGCCTCGGTGGACCTCTACAACCCCAAGTCGGTACGGGCCTCCGTGGGCTCCCTCTTCCACCTCCCGGTGGCCGTCGGCGTGCCCGTCGAGCAGGCCGTCGAGGGGCTGCGCGCGGCCGGCGTGCGGATCCTGGCCGCCGACGGGGCCGGCGAGGACGACCTCGACGCCGAGCTGGACGCGGGCACCATGGGCACCCCCTCGGCCTGGATCTTCGGCAACGAGGCCTGGGGCCTGCCCGAGGAGACGAGGGCGCTCGCCGACGCCGTGGTCCGGGTCCCGATCCACGGAAAGGCCGAGAGCCTGAACCTCGCGACGGCCGCCGCCGTGTGCCTCTACGCCTCCGCGCGTGCACAGCGGGCGCCCGGAGGGTGCCGCTCCGTGACCCCCAGCTAG
- the rplT gene encoding 50S ribosomal protein L20: MARVKRAVNAHKKRRAILEAAKGYRGQRSRLYRKAKEQVTHSLVYNFNDRKKRKGDFRRLWIQRINAAARQNGMTYNRLIQGLNAANIEVDRKILAELAVNDPNAFAALVEVAQKALPADVNAPKVAA, from the coding sequence GTGGCACGCGTCAAGCGGGCAGTAAACGCGCACAAGAAGCGTCGGGCAATCCTCGAGGCTGCGAAGGGTTACCGCGGTCAGCGTTCGCGCCTGTACCGCAAGGCCAAGGAGCAGGTCACCCACTCCCTGGTCTACAACTTCAACGACCGCAAGAAGCGCAAGGGCGACTTCCGCCGCCTCTGGATCCAGCGCATCAACGCCGCTGCCCGCCAGAACGGCATGACGTACAACCGCCTCATCCAGGGTCTGAACGCCGCCAACATCGAGGTGGACCGCAAGATCCTCGCCGAGCTGGCCGTCAACGACCCCAACGCGTTCGCCGCGCTGGTCGAGGTCGCGCAGAAGGCCCTCCCGGCCGACGTCAACGCCCCGAAGGTCGCTGCCTAA
- the rpmI gene encoding 50S ribosomal protein L35 has product MPKNKTHSGTKKRFKITGTGKVLRERAGKRHLLEHKSSRVTRRLTGTAEMAPGDAKKIKKLLGK; this is encoded by the coding sequence ATGCCGAAGAACAAGACGCACTCCGGGACCAAGAAGCGCTTCAAGATCACCGGCACCGGCAAGGTGCTCCGTGAGCGCGCCGGCAAGCGCCACCTGCTCGAGCACAAGTCGTCCCGTGTCACCCGCCGCCTGACCGGCACCGCGGAGATGGCCCCCGGCGACGCCAAGAAGATCAAGAAGCTTCTCGGCAAGTGA
- the infC gene encoding translation initiation factor IF-3 has protein sequence MWCYLGGSISTEPRINDRIRVPEVRLVGPSGEQVGIVPLAKALELAQEYDLDLVEVAASARPPVCKLMDYGKFKYESAMKAREARKNQAHTVIKEMKLRPKIDPHDYDTKKGHVVRFLKQGDKVKITIMFRGREQSRPELGFRLLQRLAADVEDLGFIESNPKQDGRNMIMVLGPHKKKTEAMAEAREAQAARKAERQGYSLTDDEALIEDAEFEAEDADIAATEVTEVAEDASGEATEAAEAAPEEAEASPEAPTQA, from the coding sequence GTGTGGTGCTACCTAGGAGGATCCATCAGCACCGAGCCCCGCATCAACGACCGGATTCGCGTTCCCGAGGTACGACTCGTCGGCCCGAGCGGCGAGCAGGTCGGCATCGTGCCGCTTGCGAAGGCGCTTGAGCTCGCGCAGGAGTACGACCTCGACCTGGTCGAGGTCGCGGCGTCCGCACGCCCGCCGGTCTGCAAGCTCATGGACTACGGCAAGTTCAAGTACGAGTCGGCCATGAAGGCCCGTGAGGCGCGCAAGAACCAGGCGCACACGGTCATCAAGGAAATGAAGCTCCGGCCGAAGATCGACCCGCACGACTATGACACCAAGAAGGGTCACGTCGTTCGGTTCCTCAAGCAGGGCGACAAGGTCAAGATCACGATCATGTTCCGTGGTCGTGAGCAGTCCCGTCCGGAGCTCGGCTTCCGACTGCTCCAGCGCCTCGCGGCCGACGTCGAGGACCTGGGGTTCATCGAGTCGAACCCGAAGCAGGACGGCCGAAACATGATCATGGTTCTCGGTCCGCACAAGAAGAAGACCGAGGCGATGGCCGAAGCCCGCGAGGCGCAGGCCGCCCGCAAGGCCGAGCGCCAGGGCTACTCCCTGACCGACGACGAGGCCCTCATCGAGGACGCCGAGTTCGAGGCCGAGGACGCCGACATCGCGGCCACCGAGGTCACCGAGGTCGCGGAGGACGCTTCCGGCGAGGCGACCGAAGCGGCCGAGGCTGCCCCCGAAGAGGCAGAGGCCTCTCCCGAGGCTCCTACCCAGGCCTGA
- a CDS encoding DUF1844 domain-containing protein: MTDATPPGSTPASPAAPDYDDMTRDIADVPAVEVITTVAVHLLSAAAVNLGLDKPDSEYKDLDEARKLITALAGLVTASATEISSFHAAPLRDGLKSLQLAFREASLVQDEPGQGPGEKFTGPVYA; the protein is encoded by the coding sequence ATGACTGACGCGACGCCCCCCGGTTCCACTCCCGCTTCCCCGGCCGCTCCCGACTACGACGACATGACCCGCGACATCGCGGACGTGCCCGCCGTCGAGGTCATCACCACGGTGGCCGTCCACCTGCTGAGCGCGGCGGCGGTCAACCTGGGCCTGGACAAGCCCGATTCCGAGTACAAGGACCTCGACGAGGCCCGCAAGCTGATCACCGCCCTCGCCGGCCTGGTCACCGCGAGCGCCACCGAGATCAGCTCCTTCCACGCGGCCCCGCTGCGCGACGGCCTGAAGTCCCTCCAGCTCGCCTTCCGCGAGGCCTCGCTGGTGCAGGACGAGCCGGGCCAGGGCCCGGGCGAGAAGTTCACCGGCCCCGTGTACGCGTAG
- a CDS encoding SseB family protein translates to MANKNIPDPGFSDDDGSADPRLSAALAAWAEDRGKEPQVLAALKDARLLVPVVAVLGEVETDPETGLKREKTSDMAVPTLRAGDRRALPAFTSIASLALWDPAARPVAVPLHQALAAAAHEKADTLVLDLSGPVTYQLTGPALRALAEGRTDAGPLADPAVREAVRAVVAAEPAVLAAHLGPGGADADGTLAIVLAVGPQAQAAARRVAEALAADETLRARLVGGLDLALLPEGAPAPPGEPLFTR, encoded by the coding sequence GTGGCGAACAAGAACATTCCCGACCCCGGTTTCTCCGACGACGACGGCTCCGCCGATCCCCGGCTGAGCGCGGCCCTGGCCGCCTGGGCCGAGGACAGAGGCAAGGAGCCCCAGGTGCTGGCCGCCCTCAAGGACGCCCGCCTGCTGGTGCCCGTCGTCGCCGTCCTCGGCGAGGTCGAGACCGACCCCGAGACCGGCCTCAAGCGCGAGAAGACCAGCGACATGGCCGTCCCCACCCTGCGGGCGGGGGACCGGCGGGCACTGCCCGCCTTCACCTCGATCGCCTCGCTGGCCCTCTGGGACCCGGCCGCCCGCCCGGTGGCGGTCCCGCTGCACCAGGCCCTGGCCGCAGCCGCCCACGAGAAGGCCGACACGCTCGTCCTGGACCTGTCCGGTCCGGTCACCTACCAGCTCACCGGCCCCGCCCTGCGCGCGCTCGCCGAAGGCCGCACGGACGCCGGGCCGCTCGCGGACCCAGCCGTGCGCGAGGCGGTACGGGCCGTCGTGGCCGCCGAGCCCGCGGTGCTCGCGGCCCACCTGGGCCCGGGCGGCGCGGACGCGGACGGCACCCTGGCGATCGTGCTGGCCGTCGGCCCGCAGGCCCAGGCGGCGGCCCGGCGGGTGGCCGAGGCCCTCGCGGCCGACGAGACCCTGCGCGCACGCCTCGTGGGCGGACTGGACCTGGCGCTGCTCCCGGAAGGGGCCCCGGCGCCGCCCGGCGAGCCCCTCTTCACGCGCTGA